In Leishmania donovani BPK282A1 complete genome, chromosome 1, one DNA window encodes the following:
- a CDS encoding ubiquitin activating enzyme, putative: MSSQTPSRLAFTQASDALATLTSPSAQFATADFDPALKDWSFVKPLVVGAGGIGCELLHLLALSGFAHLTVIDMDLIELSNLNRQFLFTHSDIGKAKSTTAAAAVQARCPGVSVTAVVGCLEDQPDDFYRSFDAVLLAVDSIPARRWINRKVAEIAKRVVVPTPASASPPAARSTAPPEDAVAASTAQAPAVVYRVGDYVMEDAKLIIDTGTEGFEGHCRVIHMAHNRTPCIECEMYLYNDGATRATVPLCTLESVPRAPEHCVLYVQLKEWPEHHRHRRRRRSQGDDGDGAVAGGGCEEDSKDGDRDEPLDPDNAEHVRWVAERARARQAAFGIGGAPIDDLFTVGVIKNVVPAVGFTNAYVAGQAVTELMKWLTGCAPELNNYAFYNGATETGVYTNVEPCRGAPMHGSGDVAGRCLVCEPRPVVAVDASAVSAVAFRDGLIELLAPDATAAAMLRRGIVLLVFQSASRLVEVPLPNAVKEAGAVKHESIASMLCAAGHEEFVKQWKDGARMATVECFGAADNARVSALVQWRGPPV, translated from the coding sequence ATGTCGTCACAAACGCCGTCGCGGCTGGCCTTCACGCAGGCAAGCGACGCACTGGCAACGCTAACCAGCCCATCCGCCCAgttcgccaccgccgacttCGACCCTGCACTGAAGGATTGGTCGTTTGTGAAGCCGCTggtcgtcggcgccggcggcatcggctgCGAGCTCCTACACCTCCTCGCCCTAAGCGGCTTCGCACACCTCACCGTGATCGACATGGATCTCATCGAACTGTCGAACTTGAATCGTCAGTTTCTCTTCACGCATAGCGACATCGGCAAGGCCAAGAgcaccacggcagcggcggcggtgcaggcgcgATGCCCTGGAGTGTCCGTCACGGCAGTCGTCGGCTGTCTAGAGGATCAACCGGACGACTTCTACCGCAGCTTcgacgcggtgctgctcgctgtCGACTCGATtccggcgcggcgctggatCAACCGCAAAGTCGCCGAAATCGCCaagcgcgtcgtcgtccctACCCCTGcgtccgcgtcgccgcccgcAGCACGGtcgacagcaccgccagaGGACGCAGTAGCAGCCTCCACGGCACAAGCACCGGCTGTAGTGTACCGCGTCGGCGACTACGTGATGGAAGACGCCAAGCTGATCATCGACACCGGCACGGAGGGCTTCGAAGGGCACTGTCGAGTCATTCACATGGCGCACAACCGCACCCCATGCATCGAGTGCGAGATGTACCTGTACAACGACGGTGCCACACGGGCaacggtgccgctgtgcacCCTCGAGTcggtgccgcgcgcgccggAGCACTGCGTTCTCTACGTGCAGCTGAAGGAGTGGCCAGAGCATCaccgccatcggcgccggcgtcgcagccaaggcgatgatggcgacggcgcagtcGCTGGTGGAGGGTGCGAGGAGGACAGCAAGGACGGCGACAGGGACGAGCCACTGGACCCCGACAACGCCGAGCACGTGCGCTGGGTCGCGGAACGAGCACGAGCGCGCCAGGCCGCGttcggcatcggcggcgctccGATCGATGACTTGTTCACGGTCGGGGTGATCAAGAACGTGGTGCCCGCCGTCGGCTTCACCAACGCATACGTGGCGGGGCAGGCTGTGACGGAGCTCATGAAGTGGTTGACGGGGTGTGCGCCGGAGTTGAACAACTACGCCTTTTACAACGGTGCCACCGAGACGGGTGTGTACACGAACGTCGAGCCGTGCCGCGGAGCCCCgatgcacggcagcggcgacgtggcgGGTCGCTGTCTGGTCTGCGAGCCGCGTCCCGTCGTCGCGGTCGACGCGAGTGCCGTCAGCGCTGTCGCGTTCCGTGACGGGCTCATTGAGCTGCTCGCGCCGgatgccaccgcggcggcaatGCTGCGCAGGGGCATCGTCTTACTGGTCTTCCAGTCGGCGTCGAGGCTCGTGGAAGTGCCACTGCCGAACGCCGTCAAGGAAGCGGGAGCGGTGAAGCACGAGAGCATCGCCAGCatgctctgcgccgccggccaCGAGGAATTTGTGAAGCAGTGGAAGGATGGTGCGCGCATGGCCACGGTGGAGTGCTTCGGCGCAGCCGACAACGCACGCGtgtcggcgctggtgcagtgGCGGGGGCCGCCTGTGTGA